The nucleotide window AGCAGCCACAACCAGCCCTGCCATCCGGGCCAGGTCCACACGAACAGCGCCGGCACCAGCGAGATCGGCGTCATCACAATGTTGGACCAGAAGGTGATCACCGCCGGCCCGTCATGAGCCGACATCTTCCGGATCGAGACGGCGGAGGCGGCCATGAAACCCGCCGATGCCAGCGCCGCGATGGTGCCCGCCGACACCTCGGTGAAGCCGGGGCGGAGCACGATGACCGTGCCAAGGAAACCAACGCCCAGCGCCGTCCAGCGCCGGCCGCGCACCACCTCGCCCAGCACCAGCACCGCGAGCAGGGTTGCAAACAGCGGCAGCGTGAAGTTCAGCGCCACCGCATCGGCAAGGGCGATGGTGGAGACCGCGAAGAACCATGTGGCCATGGCCGCGAAACTGGTCAGGCCGCGCGCGCCGAACAACGGCCAGCGCCGCCGGAAATCATAGGGCATCGGCAGCCGCCCCAGCATCGGCATCATCAGCACGACACCGAACAGGTTGCGGAAGAACACGATTTCCAGCGGATGGACGTGGTCGGAGGCCATGCGGATCAGGGCGGCGAGCAGGGCCAGCAGCCCGCTGGCGGCGGTCATCCACAACCCGCCCACGATCAGGGCGCGCCCCGGATCGAGGGGTGCCGAATTGCTGACAGGAACAGACATGGGGGAAAAACCGCTTAGCCGGCGCTCTGGGATCGGGACATGGCGACGCCCCGGGCGCCGCGACGCAGCCCCCGTATCACAATAGACCCTGCATTGCGCCGTCTGCCAATGGCGGGCGTGCGGTGCCTGGGCGCATGACGGGGATGCGCGGGGCGGCGCAGGCGATGCCGGGCAATGACTTGGCGGTGATCGGCGCGCTGGCGGCGGCGGGGCCGGGTTTCGGCGGGGCCGGATGGCAGGGGAATCGCATTTGAAGAATAGCCCTGGCGACCGGTGGCGAAGTGGAGTCTGTATGAGTGTTCCTGAGAGGGGGACAT belongs to Tistrella bauzanensis and includes:
- a CDS encoding DMT family transporter, which produces MSVPVSNSAPLDPGRALIVGGLWMTAASGLLALLAALIRMASDHVHPLEIVFFRNLFGVVLMMPMLGRLPMPYDFRRRWPLFGARGLTSFAAMATWFFAVSTIALADAVALNFTLPLFATLLAVLVLGEVVRGRRWTALGVGFLGTVIVLRPGFTEVSAGTIAALASAGFMAASAVSIRKMSAHDGPAVITFWSNIVMTPISLVPALFVWTWPGWQGWLWLLGVGAVAIAAQICLSRAYGAAPTSAVMPFDFTRLPFAVLIGLVWFGEVPDPWTLVGAAVIIGSAIYITRREARLAGRPVTPIAAEPPDPETEDRSR